GCTCAAGATTTACATGATGAATGAGgagggcgattgtaccgcaccattctcattgaaatAATATAACATAGGATGAGCGATTATTCCGCACCACTCAGGTaacaggaaaatttaaatatgcagagcaGGGTGGGCAATTATactgcaccacctaaaattgcaataaaattaaaaagcaGGCAAATTTAAGTATGCAGAGTAGGGTGGGTGACTGTACCGCTCAACCTAAAATTTGCAATAAAATTAGATATGtagtccaagataggcgatgataccgcaccatcttggattgcagtaaGATTAAATTTCCAGTTCAAgatgggcgattgtaccgcaccatcttggattgcagtaaaTTAACATAGATAAACACTGGGTTAGTAATCAAGagctacaccaaacaagaaatcaaagatatatgTAACTGTTAGATTGAGAACTAAAAACAGGCATGGTGCAAACAATTCGTCGCAAGGATAAATCCAGCAGttgaggcagaggaagaagatgaatagtAAAATCCTTAGagcaaacctttttttttttctttcgatgAAGAGAAATGAGAAATGGTTAGAGAATCGTgatgataacgtgttataaataggtaaTAGTtcgagagataacctttactagTGACAGGAGCGAAGCATgtgtaaaatatcacactgtaACTATAACACAAggggatgacaaataaaagagggAGGAATAGATACTGATGTTATTGATCTTTCATGTTTCTTTGTGTATCTTGAAAGCATACGAagcgctctatttatagagcaactccaaACAAACGTATTAACTATACATTGAAATTTACAGCCCTTTTGACAATACAATCCTCCTTCATTTCCCAAGTCAATATCACTTTGTGTGGGCATTGAAAAATCTACCAATGTTTTCAATATCACTGTGAACATTCATTAACCCACCAGTATTTTCAACAAGCAGGGTTTTGTAACGGAGTTTTCTTTTTAACCCACTGCTTATAATAATGAAGAAAAGGGAGGCTGTTGTATCCTAGTTGTTGAAAAATAGAGTAATTAAAGGGATCACCAACCTCTCATCTACACCTTTTACCTTTTAGTGACTTGATTTAATGGTTGGGATTTTTCAATCTTGGATGCACCAAAATCACCATTGATATCTCATCATCTTTGTCTTCATACACAAAGGTCATAAAAAGCCGATGAAATGCTCTTTTGATGTGTATTGTCAACATGGCATTTCGTGGTTGGATCAACTACGTGTATTTTACTAAGTAAACTCAACAAAGTATAGTACGTCCTTGTGATTTATGTGAGTCAGATTTGAggtctttcacttacaagtgaagagaataCTACTAAACGATAACATTAATTGTCATATTTTCCTTACTTATTGGAACATAAAGTGTGATGTTGACATATCATTGAAGAAAGTTGGGATTCCACCGTataaccaattggcaatatgagaagTAGCCCGATCTCTTATAAGTCCATGCAAAGTCTCTCTTTTCATCAATATAAGACATATTCTCAATAATCATATGAGctaaattttcatattttataaatttaggcTAAATATTAGctataatttttgtttcttttcttctttgagATGCATTAAGCTATATCcctataaaatttataaattacgAAATGAAGATTCAAATTTAAGTCCAACGAGAGGGGCATAATGATCTAACTAACTTATCTACGCTTAGGTAGTGCATGATAGATTTCAAAAACACAATGttaattaattcaaatatttccaaaagatgttaaaaaaaaaaagaaagaagagagtgatCCAAATGGGAGTCCACCAAGAAGTAGAGATAAAAAGGGCATGTACCTTTTGGAGGGTTGCTTAAGCTCCCCATCTTTTTGTCTTAATATTAGCAAGGTAATACCAATTGTACAACgtagtgatatttttcttcacttgtaagtgagatgtcttatgcttgattcttgccaaaaatgaatttgaaccacattattactagcttattgtgaggctGAGCCTACCCTCCCAcctcttaatgtaaataatatcgtttgttaaaaaaaaataccaatggTATGATCATGAGATGGCCatatcaaaacaaaataaattaaaagacaaGTCCTCTATTTTGGTATCACCCAAAGAGCTTTGTTGCAATTCCTACACTTGTCCCCTTCCACTACCAAACAAATCCTCTGTTTGTCTTTGTTAGGGCATGTTTGAATTCTTCTAACCTTTGGGaatagagtaaattgtacaaatggtccctcaactttaatcaaattggagcaatggtccctcaactaaaaatccattaccattggtccctcaacttatcaaaatgtgtagctatagtccttttcatcaattttgtcaaaattttgtcaaaataagctatgttggaatgaccatttatataattaggatcccttaactcatcaaagtatataattatggtttttttcgtcaactatgtcaaaaaatttgtcaaaacgagttatattggaaggaccattgttacaattgggttaaagttaaaggaccatttctccacttgaattaaagttcagggaccaatggtaatggatttttagttgagggaccatagctgcacgttttgataagttgagggaccaaaggtaatggatttttagttgagggaccattgctccaatttgattaaagttgagggaccatttgtacaatttactcttggGAATATTAACAAGTCTTTGGGCCACATCTGATTCCTTATCCACCTTAGGTCAAgacaaaattcaaataaagtAGGTTTCCTTGAGTTTTTGAGGGACAGAATTTACTCTGTTTTAAATTTGGCTCATCATCTCACAAATTCCATGTTCCACTTGGGAACCAAGGACAACAAATCAATAAGGACAAAAGGACTTCCCCGCGCATTGTCGACAACGAAGCCATAGCTACGAGCTTCTGTCTCTCTTCAAAAACTCCCAACTTCCaattttattaaattcaaatcttataaaaacagagaaaaaaaaacccagaagaagaacatCAGCTCAAAACCCAGAAGGCTGCTTTCCTTGAATTCTCACGGGGTTCTGACTTCTACTTGGGCCTTTGATCAATTACAAAACCCACCAAGGAtttccctcttctttcttcgctTGGTTAGTTCTTATACAACTAGTTTCTTTCTTCAGCTGTTTTTGTTGTTCTACTTATGATTTCTCAGGCGACTTCTCTCCTGGATTTCATTGGTTTTCTTTGGGAATCTAATCTGATTTTATCATAGGTTTTTTTTCCCATTTTAGCCTTTCTAGTAGGGGTTTGATTGAATTtctgatatttttctttctactgaTAAAATTGAAACCCCTTTTTCTGATAGTTTGGCACCTTCTTCGCATATTTAAGATCATACATTCTATAAATTCTTAGCCAATTAGGTGCTATTGCTTAGGAGTAAGGCcttcttttgtccaaaaagCACTTTGGTTATAAGttcttttgtttgttgttgttgtgaatGCTTGTTTGAGAGTACACATTTTTCTCAAATTGTGAATTCGTGCAATTTGTTCTTGCATGAACACTCGGAATAGGGTACTTGTTTAGAAATCCCCTGAATTATTCAGCCAACTTTGTTATCCAATTAATTACCAAATCATTCTTGTTTGCTATACATAAGGCACCAATGTTTCAAGACGAAGGGTCATCGTCTGCAACTTCATCTCCTCTCCAATGCTTTTCCATGATTTCATTTTCACCTAGTTTAAGCTCACCATACCCTTGGCTTAAAGAACTCAAATCCGAGGACCACGGTTTATATTTGATCCACTTGTTGCTCACTTGTGCAAACCATGTTGCCACCGGAAGCCTTGAAAATGCAAATGTCGCCCTTGAGCAAATCTCCCAACTCGCCGCTGCCGACGGTGATACCATGCAGCGGATTGCTGCCTACTTCACTGAGGCTTTTGCTAATCGAATCCTCAAAGCTTGGCCCGGTCTTCACAGGGCCCTGAATTCCACTAAAATATCTTTGGTTTCAGATGAAATTCTAGTTCGGAAAGTGTTTTTCAAGATGCTTCCCTTCCTAAAGGTGGCTTTTGTGCTCACAAACCAAGCTATTATGGAAGCCATGGAAGGGGAAAAGATGGTGCATATAATTGATCTTAATGCAGCTGAACTTGTTCAATGGATTACTCTTCTTCAAGTTTTAAGTGCAAGACCTGAAGGTCCGCCTCATTTGAGAATCACCGGTGTTCATCAGCAGAAAGATGTACTGGATCAAATGGCTCATAGGTTGACTGAGGAAGCCAAAAAATTGGATATCCCAATTCAGTTCTGTCCCATAATCAGCAAATTGGAAAATCTCGATATGGACAAACTTCGTGTCAAAACTGGCGAGGCTCTAGCTATCAGCTCAGTTCTCTAGTTGCACTCCCTTTTGGCGTCGGATGATGGACTCCTGAAAAAGAAGTCCCCATTAGCATCAAAGGGTTCAAATGGAAATCACTTGCCAAGAGCATTGCAAATGAACCAAGGCACATTGGGTGAGTTGCTAG
This window of the Malus domestica chromosome 03, GDT2T_hap1 genome carries:
- the LOC103418952 gene encoding scarecrow-like protein 3 gives rise to the protein MFQDEGSSSATSSPLQCFSMISFSPSLSSPYPWLKELKSEDHGLYLIHLLLTCANHVATGSLENANVALEQISQLAAADGDTMQRIAAYFTEAFANRILKAWPGLHRALNSTKISLVSDEILVRKVFFKMLPFLKVAFVLTNQAIMEAMEGEKMVHIIDLNAAELVQWITLLQVLSARPEGPPHLRITGVHQQKDVLDQMAHRLTEEAKKLDIPIQFCPIISKLENLDMDKLRVKTGEALAISSVL